From a region of the Mycobacteroides saopaulense genome:
- a CDS encoding nitroreductase family deazaflavin-dependent oxidoreductase, which produces MKEIQKPDPPTGFQRLLWRLPIRLFQAHLGFLVSKRIMLLTHMGRTSGQPRQAALEVVEHRNDGSIIAASGFGGAADWYKNVRKTPEVTVQVGSRSHRALAATLSTEEGGDLMAHYAMKRPRSAKQLSRLMGFEVDGSADDYREVGRAIPFVRFTPTP; this is translated from the coding sequence ATGAAGGAGATCCAGAAGCCGGATCCACCAACCGGGTTCCAGCGCCTGCTCTGGCGCCTACCCATCAGGCTGTTCCAGGCCCACCTGGGATTCCTGGTGAGCAAACGAATCATGTTGCTAACACACATGGGACGTACGTCTGGCCAACCCCGGCAGGCCGCACTCGAAGTCGTCGAACACCGTAACGACGGCAGCATCATCGCGGCGTCGGGCTTCGGTGGTGCCGCGGACTGGTACAAGAATGTTCGCAAGACACCCGAGGTCACCGTGCAGGTAGGCAGCCGCTCCCACCGCGCGCTGGCCGCCACGCTGTCGACGGAAGAAGGCGGCGATCTCATGGCCCACTATGCGATGAAGCGCCCTCGCTCGGCCAAGCAACTGAGCCGCTTGATGGGTTTTGAGGTCGACGGTTCCGCCGACGACTATCGCGAGGTGGGCCGGGCGATCCCGTTCGTGAGGTTCACCCCCACGCCGTAA